TCGGCAATCACGTCGGGAACTTTTTCGTTGGCCATCCAGTGACCGAGCAGCAGAATCGCCGGCACGGCCGCGGCCCAACTGAATCGCAAATTGCTGACGGTGGGTGAAATCGCCAGACGCGGGGCAGAGACCGGTTCGAAGAACCGCATCAGACTGATCCGCCAGGCGCACACGCCGTACAGCAGCACAATGTTCACACAAGCGGGGACGTACCAGACGAAGTCGGTGATCGCCTGCACGAGGCTCATCACGAGTCCGGCGGCGACGACGGCCATCAGTCCGCCGGAACGGAGCGAGACCGAGTTCCACAATCCCTGGGCGCACCACAACAGTGACGTCAGCCAGAGGAGTGCGACCAGCCCGAAACCGGTGAGTCCGGTCTCCATCGCGATCTGCAGGTAACCGTTCTCGGCATGGCTGTATTCGCGCTGCGTTTGCGGCGAGCGGAACCAGAGCCAGTACACTTCCTGATGACTGCCCAGTCCGGTGCCTGCGAGGGGGAATTCCTGAATCCCCTCCATGTTCGCCCGCCACAGTTGATGACGGTTTTGCGAAATGGTTGTGAGCTGAGTCGGCAAGCAGGCCTGAACTCCGTCTGTATTGAGCGGACAGGCTTCGCGATTGATGATCGGGACCGCGGCGAGCGTCAGACACAGCAGGCCAATGCCGACGCCGGCCTGGCGGAGTTTCAGCATCGATTTCTGCCAGAGAATCACCAGCGTGATCAAAGTTCCCAGCGCCGCCGACAGCAGGCCGATGCGGGAATGGGAGAGAATGATGCCGAGCGCCGTCACCGCAAGGCAACTGCTCCACAGGCAGACGACGGGATCAATCCGCTGCAGGAAACGCCGGAATCTGGAGTTCGAGCGAGTCGGTCGCACATTCGGCCGGGTGGTCACCCGATTGATGAGCATCAACAATTGGGCCGGCAGCGTTAGTGCCAGATAATTCGCAAAGTGATTTGGATTGGCGAACGCCCCTTTGGCGACGCCGAATGTGTTCGTCATCGGATGATCGTAGAACCAGAAGAACTTGCCGTTTCCCCAGGTGAGCTGGACGATGCCAAACGTCGCCATGACTCCGCCGCCGAGGGCGATCACGCGGATGAAACGCAGGATGTCGTCGACCGTGCGGAGCCGCTGCACCATCACGAAGAACAATTGCAGGCACGCGACAAGAACGACAAAGTCGCTCCAGGTGTCGACAGGCGTAAAGCTGATGCGGTTCCAGTGACCCGGGAATAGCGGCGAGCTTTCATTCCACTCCGGCAGCAGTTGCTGCATGCGGGGGGAGAGGGCGCGAACGAGTTCCGGCGTCAGCTCCCAGCATTGCAACAGCACGAGGCCAAGACCGAGCAGCATGATCGGTTCGATGCCAGTGAATCGCCATCGCCCGTCGCCGTTGCGGCACTGATGCAAACTCCAGGCGAGCAGCGTCAGCGTGGCGAGGACGCAGAGCGATAATTGCCCGAGCGCCTGCCGCCCCCCCATCAGAAACGGGGCCAGCACCAGCGTGGTCAGCAAACCCATATCGACAACCGTCAACAGCAATGGCTGCGACGCGATCGAGGGGCGGGAGGGTGTCTGGGCAGGTTCGTAGGGATGGGACATGGCACAGTGGTGCCGTCATAAACAGGTTGCCCTGCCCTGACGGACGTGTCTCCGTCGCAGCAGCCGCGTGACGTTCACAGACGGCCAGCCGACGGATGATGTTGTCTTGGGATGCGATCGAAGGCAGCGGAACTGCCCTCTCCTGCCAGATTGAATGAGGGGTGGAAACTCGACGTGAACGAAGCAGCAGGATCTTTACCGCGCATTCGAAAATGGAGATAGAGGAATTTCCCTGAGAGAGATTGGCGAGTCCGCAAAAAGAGAAGAAGATATTGTTGTAACTGCCGATTTCTCAATTTCTTATGGCTGACTGCCGTCGCTCACGACGGCTGCCGATGGGATGCGGGGGATGACGTCCCATCGGGGCAGGTTCACTCATTCCCTTCCTCCCTCTCAATGTTGCCGAACATCGTGTTGACCCGCGTCTCCCGGAGGCCTACCCTCGAAAGGTTCATTTTCCGCAAAACGTCATCCGAGGGCCTTCTTTGAAAGCTGCCGACTTTCCGACTGCAACTGAAGAACCGCCGCACACACGGATTCACGAGTGTGACAGTGCGGAAATTGATCGTGCTGAGGTTGCGGAGGCCGTAGCCGACGTCTCGATCGTGGAACCGGCGCCTGAGGAACGGACGATCCGGCCACCTGACGCTCCGCTGATTCATACCGTGGGGACGTTGATCGGGATCCTGCTCCCTTTTTTCGGCGTGATCGCCGCCATGGTGGTCAGCTGGCAGAAGGGCTGGCTCGACTGGACGCAGCTTTCGATTCTCATCGTCGGGCAGCTACTGACCGCGCTGGGGCTCACACTCGGTTATCACCGCATGCTGACGCATCGGTCGTTCAGCACTTATCCCGCTGTTCGGGCATTCTGGATGATGATGGGCGCACTCGCTCTGCAGAAGTCCCCCATTGAATGGTGCGCCACGCATCGCAAGCACCACGCGTTAAGCGACAAACCTGGCGATCCCCATTCCCCGCACGATTTTGAACCGGGGTTCGTCAATTCACTGCGAGGCTTCTGGCACGCCCATGTCGGCTGGATTTTGACAGGGCACATCATCGCGACCGACCAGAAACGCTATGTCCCGGATCTGTTGCAAGACCCGATGGCGATGTGGATTCACCGTTATTGGGAGGTCTTGTGGTTCCCACTGACCTTCCTGATTCCGACCGGCGTCGCCTGGGCGATCACCGGCACCGGGGAGGGGGCGCTGCTCGGATTTCTGTGGGGGGGCTGCGTGCGGGTGTTCCTCGTGCAGCACTTTACCTTTGCTGTGAACTCCATCTGCCACATGTTCGGCCCCAAGACTTACCATTCCTCAGACGATTCCCGCAACAACTTCATTTGCGGCATCCTGAGTGCCGGCGAAGGCTTCCACAACAACCACCACGCTTTTCCAACTTCTGCCCGACACGGCCTGGAATGGTGGCAACCGGATCTGACGTGGTACACGATCCGCTTCATGGAACTGATCGGCCTGGCCTGGGACGTGAAGCTCCCATCACAGGCGATGCGAGACAGCAAGCGGATCGTGCGCGAGCCGGCGGCTGGGAAATAAAGGCAGCGCAGGCTAGGCACTGAATCTTGGATGGAGTCTTCCATGCGCAGACAAACTCTTCTGCATGCCCTCTGCCTCTCTTGTCTCTTCTTAGAAGCAACAATCGGTCGGGCCGAAGAGATCGTCACCGTTAGGGCCGAAGATATCGGTACGTCAGTTCAAATCATTGGCCGGCTTGGGAAACCGTTAGAGACCATGATGACGATTGAAGGGCGCTGGAGATATCCCACTGAAGTGACCAAAGACGGGTTGCCGTACTTCGAGGTGACGCACATCGACAACCAACGTCTGCAAAAGCCCTTGTCTTTTGTGCATGGTTCGGTTGTTCAGGTGGAATGGGACACAGCAAAAAAGCGTAAGCCGGCCGATATGGAGATCTGGAAGTTCCGCGCATTCGAGTCGGCAAGATTTCCTTACGGAACATCAACTCACTGGGCAGATTTCTATGGCGTGCCGGTGAGTTCCGCTAATGAAGGCGACAGCCCATTTGCCTCACAACTGGTCGTTGCAATGCGGACGCTGTCGAGTGAACTGCGGCAAACCGACGCGATTCCGGCACATCCTAAAAAGTAAATGCCAAATGCGTTGTCGCCCTCAGCCTGATTGTGCCGGCTCTCGCTAAATGCGGAAGGCACCCAATGCCCCTGTCTTGCCACGCCAAACTCAGAGTCTCGCATCAGGTCTTCGTTGCCTGACTTTGGGCGCTCGATAAAAGGAATGTTGAGCCGAATGCCAGGCCGATGAACACCAGGGGGATCAGCAGGGAGAAAATCTTTGGCTGTTCGCCCGTGCCTGTGGTCAGGATGCTCGCCAAGGGGTGCAGCGATGCGGCGACGATCCAGTACAGCACGTTGACGACGAGGGAATTTCTGTTCGCGGACGTCATTGCTTGTTCCTTATGTGGACGTGGCTGCACTTCCGAACGCGTCATGCTCGAATCGAGATGGGTTCAGACTACATCAAACCTCGCTCGGAGCAATCTCCAGTCGTCAAATGTCCCTTGTGGTGATCGCCGGTCTCTCTCTCCGCGGTGGGTCAGGGGGCGGTTTGGTGGAAAGGGAGGCGGTTTCAACCGCTGGAATTGTCACAGATTCTGTCGAATCTTATGCTCCTCACTAAGTAAGCGAATCGAGGGCACGCCGTTCGTAAAAGCCAGCATCTGGAACGAACGGCAGCGATTCTTCTCTAGTTGGCCGCTGAATTGAATGGATCCCCCGTCAGGCTCGCGCAGAAGCCAACCCGTCGCCCATTGAGCGGCTGGGTCGCCTTGCTGGCGCTTTGTTTGCCGTATGTGCTGCTGCTGATCCTCGTTCCTCCCGGCGGCGAGACTCCTGCTGCGGACGATTTTGACTATTCAGCCACCGCGTTTCATCTGTTGAAGACGGGTCGTCTGGTGCTGTCGGACTGGCCGGCGATGACGCTGGTCGGGCATGTCTTGTGGGGAGCTTTATTTGGAACGATCGGCGGGGCGAACTACGCCTCGTTGCGGCTTTCCATGTTGGCCCTGTCGGTCATGACGACGCTGTCGCTGTATTTCTGGTGTCGTCGTCAGGGACACGGACAATTCTTCTCGGTCTGCGCGGGGTTGATGTTCGCGGTGAATCCATTCACCGTTTTGTATGAATACACGTTCATGACCGATTTGACCGGCGCGGCGGCTGCAACTGCATTGCTGGTGTTTTGTCCAAAGTTTTCAGAGACGCGGTTGTCGCGCTGGTTCGCATATGGGGTATCGGGAGGGTTTGCCTATCTCGTAAGAGAGACGGCAGCGATTCCTTTTCTGGTGGTCGTCGGAATCGCGTTCTGCGGCTTGTTTGCAGGCACAGTGGAGCGGGAAAAGTTCTTTGTGATGCTGTTTCCGGCGGCCGTGCTGTTTGTGGCCTATCAAGTGTGGCTTCACGACTGGAGCGGAGTTCCCTATCACCGTCAGACCTCAATGTTGGCGACCGGTTCGCTGGGAGAACGCTTTCGCAGACTTCTGTTGATTCTCACTGGTCTCGGCTTTCAACTCCTGCCTGTCGTTGTATTACTGCGATGGGAAATTGTGCGTCAGAAATGGCGCCGAAGCGTGCTGTTGCTCATCGTTCTCGCGAGTTCTGCGTACATCGGCTACGGAACGATTCCAATGGAAGTCCTGCTCATTGGCAAGGCAGGCAGCATCCCGTTCGTGAGAGTTGCGGCAGGCTGGGTTTCCATCGCGGCTGCGGCACAACTGCTCATCCTCTGGACGCGGCTTTTCAAACAAGTCCTGCCTGGTTTTCTTCAGGACGCCTGGAAGCTCGCGCCGATTTTATCGTTGGCAGCGAACATTCTTTTGATGTTGGTGACCAGGCTCTATTTTGATCGCTACCTGCTCTCTCTATTACCGCTGGCGATCCTGGTCACCGCTCAGGCGATGCCGCCGAACTCCGTTTCCCAGCGGACACGTGCAATCGCCGCGCTGCTGTTGTTGCTCACGGCCGTTTCGTCGTTCATGCATCTGCAGCATCATCAGCAGCGTCAGCAGAAATTCTGGTCGGTTGCGGAGCAACTGCATGCCGCCGGAATCGAGCCGCGGGTCGTGGATGGCGGCCTGACGTATGCCGGATGGTATCGGTATACGCCGGCCTATCGGGGGGAAACGCATCAGGGACCGTATTTAAGTCGGCTTTCGCGAGAAGAATTCGAAATGGCCCTGTTGGGGCTGAGTCCGTATTCGGACTACGCTCATCGCGCGATTCTGCTGGATGATCAGAACCGCCCCGGCTATCGCGTACTCGTCGAATTCCCATATGACAGTTGGTCAGGCGGCGGCAAGATCGTTGTTGCGCAACGAGACGATCTCGACGAAACGAAGTTGCCGCCGCAGTTCCTGGAATGGGTGCGGAGCATGAACGCCGTGCCACACCAGCGGGTTGATTTTTAGAGACCTTAGACCAATCGGAAGCAGTCGAGGGCAATAAGCATGGCGGGGCCTCTTCATCCGAGTGAGATTCCGATTCCATCGTCTGCAGGAATCGCAATTCGCCAATCACTCCCGAGGGTGAAGCGGCGACCTCCAAGGCCGATTGCCGGCCGAGTATTCTCGATCTGTTGGCTATTACTTGCCCTGGTCGTTTTCAGTGGAGGGGGCGGTCTGGGGCTCGGACTGTTGGTGGTCGGCGTCGGCGTGATCTGGATGGGGATGTGGATTCTCCGCTTTTGTATCTGGCTCGTACTCGAGTTGACGAACACAAATCCCGAATCCTTCGGATCTCCTGCTAAAGCGATTGCCTACTGGATTTTTGAACCTGGAGTCTTCTTGGTGGCCGTGGGAGTGGTGGCCCTCGATGTTCCGCAGCGTATCAGATTGTCTCTCAGCTCATCGGCGTTGGAAAAATATGTCGCTGACGTCCAAGCAGGGACGGTCGCTGAGCAACGCTATGGTGAGCCTCCTCGTCGGATAGGGCTTTATACCGTCTCCGAGACGGAGTTGCTTAAAGACGGGGTCGTTCGGCTCATTACTTCATCAGATGGTTTAGATGATGTCGGTTTGGTCTTTGCCAAGAACTCTGAGCCGCCCGTGATCGGGGAAGATTCCTATTCGCACATGACTGGTCCATGGTGGCATTGGCATCGGAGCTGGTGAGCCGAATCTATATTGAATGCAAGGCCCGGCCCTGTGGTGGCGACACACAAGACAGCGGTTCCCCCCATTATGCCAGCGTCTACCGGTCGCTACCACCCTCAGTATTTGGAGATAATCCCCTACGACACTGAGAACATGAGAGTGCCGTAAACTCCCAACGAAGAGCAGGCGGCGGCAGCGATCGTGGCGGCAGCTAAGGCGACGAAGCTACGTTGTAAGACTGCGCCTGTCATGATGACGAGAGTAATGCATGCGACGATGCTCATTACCGACTTGAGTTTGGAACCGTCTGAAAGCATCAGCAAAGGCCAACTTGGGAAGGCGACGACATCGAACAGACTCAATGTGCCAGATCCAAATGGATAGTATGGAAGGAAAGCAACGGCAAAGATCACCGGCGCGTAGAGCCCTGCTGCAATGATGCAACTAGCCATCATCGCTCGCGAGCTTTCCGGCTTTACGTCATCGTCTCCTCCACTTTTCGGCGGCGTTAGCCCGTAACTCTTGGCGAGGAGTTCCATTGGGTGGACCACGGGGATATCAGCGTGGCCGCTGGCGCGGAGCATGGCTTGAATCTGCAGGGTGCAGCCGGCGTTGGCGCTGACCACGCACTTGGCTCCGGTGTTGAGGATGTGGCCCACTTTGCGGCGGCCCAGGCGGTCGGCCATTTCTGGTTCGGTCAGATTGTATGAGCCGGCCGCGCCGCAGCAGATTTCTGATTCCGCGAGCGGCAGCACTTTCAGACCCGGAATCATGTCGAGCAGTTGCCGCGGCTGTGAACGGATCTGCTGGGCATGGCACAAGTGGCAGGCATCGTGATAGGTGACTACCTCTGGCACTTGCTGTTGCGGAACGACGGGGCCGAGTTCGGCCAGGTATTCGTTCACGTCTTTGAACTTGCCGGCCAGATGTGACAATCGGCGAATCAGGTCGGGTCGGTCGCCGCAGACTTCTTCCGCCATGTGGCCGTAGTCTTTCAGCATCGACCCGCAACCTGCCACGTTCACGATGACGGCGTCGAGGTCTTCGATGTTGAAGGCCCGTTCGTTGGTGAGGGCCAGTTCCAGCGCCGGCTGCCCTGCCCCGGAGTGATAATGAATCGCCCCGCAACACGCTTGCGAACGCGGAATCAACACATCGCAGCCGTTCTGCTGCAACACCTGAGCGGTGGCCCAGTTCACCTGGGGAAACATGGCATCCGCCACGCAGCCGGTAAACAGCGCCACGCGGCCTCGCTTCGGCCCGATGGCTGGCAGGAACTTGGGAAGTTCGGCCGGTCGGGCCTGCAATCTGGGAAGCAGACGCTGCATCCGTTGCAGCCGCTGGGGGAGCAAGCGGTTGAGGCCTGCCTTTTCGACAAGCAGGTCGAGGCCCAATTTCTGCATGATCCGTGCAGGCCACAATGCCCAGCGCAATCGTTGGGCATAGGGGAACAGGCCATACAGGATCAGGCTGCGAAACCAGTCGCGTTTGACCGGTTCCCCCGGTTTCGGGCTGTGCATGGCAACTCGAAATGGCTCGATCAGCCGGCCATACTGCACGCCGGAGGGGCACGCCGTTTCGCAACTGCGGCAGTCGAGACACAAATCGAGATGTCGTGTCACCGCCGGAGTCAGTTCGAGCCGACCATCGGTCACGGCCCGCATGAGATAGATGCGACCACGGGGGCTGTTGTTCTCATCACCCGTTTCAAGATAGGTCGGACAGGCGGACGTACAGAGCCCGCAGTGGACGCAGTCGAGAAAGCGTTCGTAAGGAATCGCCGCACCGCTGCCAGCCTGCGCAGGCAACCCGGTCGTCAGAGGAACATCAGCGGAAGCGGTCATGGCGGTGGAGTCGGCTTCATTTCAAGAATAAGAACGACGAATCATTCGAACGAGTAAACGGTATCAAAAGCCATCGCCTACCTCCTACCTCCTAGCTCCTAACCCCTTCACGCATCCCTCCGCACCGTCTCCATCGAAAACGCGGGCAGGCAGATCGCGATGTATTCTGCACCGGCATCGCCTGGCGTACTGTAACGGACCCATTCGCCAGGTTCGGTGATGACCGCCTGACCTGCGGGGACATCGAGAACGCCGGTTTCGGATTCCACTCGCAGGCTTCCCTTCAGGACGACGGTGATTTCGCGGAACTCGGGCCGCTGGCCGGGTTCGACCCAGCCGTGCGGGGAAACCATTCTCGCGACGCTGACTCCGGCATCGCCCGAGTTCACCCGGCCGACAAATTCTTCGATCCGCTTAGGTTTGTTGCCTGCGGCGGTGATGAGGGTCGGTTGAGCGATCAGGCGAGGCATCGGGTTCCAATCAATTCGTGGCCGGAGAAGCCAACATCGTTTTCAGGACGTCGCGACGTTCATACACCTGATGCACGCTACGGGCGATCGTATCGCACAGGCCGTCGAGATCGAGGTCGTCTTCATCATAACCGAAAGGCTCTTCGACATGCTCGGCCACGGTCTCGAGGCCAAGCATGAAGTAGGCCATGATCGTCGACATGGGGATCGTCCACCAGTGAAACTCGTTCGCCACCCCCCAGGGAAACGTCAGCAGCGACAGCACCACGCACTGACGGGCGAAAATTCGATAGGAACGGACGATGCGGGTATTGCGAATTTTTTCGCAGCCGCCGCAGATATCGAGCAGCCGGAGGGCATCGGCGTCGATGACCCGGAGTTCGTCGCCGTCGATCTGTCCGGCCGCTTTCCACTTGGCGAGCAGAATGTAGAGCTGCTCGACGACTTCGCTGGGAATGTGGGGCAGCTCGGATGAATCGGCGGCGAGCATTTCGTAACGGGTATTGCGGGCGGTGTTGCGAAGGTGATCTCGCAGTAATCGCGGGAAACTGACAATCAACCCTCGCGACCGCATGAGATCGAGCTGGTCGATCTGCGCCAGCGCACTGATTTTGACGGCCAGATTTCGCGAAGCATTGACCAGCGCTCCCCACAATGATCGGGCTTCCCACCACCGGGCGTACGCGGCGTTGGTCCGGAACACCAGTAGCAGGCCGAGGACGAACGTGAACGCGGCGTGAATATCCGCCGGCTGATCGCCGTAAGCGGCGTATTGTGTGGCTTCTTTGATGGCCGGGATGGCGGCGTATGCCCCGACCAGCATCGAATAAATCGCCACCCGTTTCAGAGTGCGGCTCCGGGCGATGGGCGCGACGAAGCCTTCTTCAATGAGCGGGGCAGTTGCGGATGTGGGCGTGAGCGTCGACAGGTGCGGCCTCCGTGATGAAAAATCGTTGCGTGTCTCAACGAGTGAAATTCGCGGCGGTTCAAAAAGCAGGGCCGGAATTTCTTCAGTGGAATCTCTGAAAATGAATTGAGGAACTGCGGGATTTTAGCGCGGCGGCAGCATAGTCCAAATGCCTTTCCGACTCCACGTTTTCCTTTCAACCCCCAATACAGTCTCAAGAGGGCAGCGAACTGCGGCAGATTTTGACCGCCAGGCACGAATACCACAGTCAGGGTCATGCGGTGGGGGAAGCAGGGACGATCAGAGCCGTTGCTCGCCCGAAACCGGCACATTCGCCTTGCCGGATGCAATTCGCCTGTAGAATCAGGCGACAAATTGCACGCCGAACGCCCAAATGACAGAGGGAGATCATGGAACAGCAGCCGATTCTCGTCGCGCTTGCGACCATGATCATCTTTGGCACCGGGGCGCAGTGGCTGGCCTGGCGGCTGCGGTTGCCCTCGATTCTGCTGCTGCTCGCCTGTGGATTTGTCGCAGGCCCGGTGCTGCACATCGTCCGTCCCGACGAAATGTTCGGCGAGCTGTTATTTCCGTTCGTTTCGCTCTGCGTGGCGGTGATTCTCTTCGAAGGGAGCCTGTCGCTGCATTTTTCCGAGCTGCGCGAAATCGGCTCGGTCCTGCTCTGGCTCTTCACCGTCGGGGCGATGGTCACCTGGGGCCTGGGGATTCTCGGCGCCCACTACATCATCGGCATGGGCTGGATGCCTTCGACGCTGCTGGCGGCGATTCTGGTCGTGACCGGGCCGACGGTGATTGGCCCGATTTTGCGACAGATTCGCCCGACAGGACCAGTCGGCCCGATTGCTCGCTGGGAAGGGATCGTGATCGATCCGATCGGGGCGATTCTGGCCGTGCTGGTGTTCGAGGCGTATCGCTCGACGGTCGAGGCCGGCGTCAATCAGGGATCTTGGGTCGCGGTGGAAGGACTGCTGCTGACCGTGATCTCGGGCGTAGTTGCCGGCGCGGCATCGGCCTTTCTGCTGGTGCGGCTGCTGCGACAGCATGCCCTGCCCGACCATCTGGAGAGCCTGGTCGCCCTGATGTTCGTCGTGTTTGCGTTCACCGTTTCGAATCTGCTGCAGAAGGAATCGGGGCTGATCGCCGTCACGCTGATGGGGATTCTGGTGGCGAACTCGGGCGTCTCGCTGAAGCAGATCGTTGAATTCAAGGAGAGTCTGAGCCTGCTGCTGATCTCGGGGTTGTTCATCCTGCTGGCGGCGCGAGTGAAGCCCGAGGCGTTTCTGGATCTGGGCTGGCGGGGAGTGGCGTTTGTCGCGTTCATGATTCTCGTCGTGCGGCCGCTGTCGATTCTGGCGTCCACCTGGAGTTCGAAACTCACCTGGAAAGAGAAAGTGTTTCTGGCCTGGCTGGCGCCGCGGGGAATTGTGGCGGCGTCAGTGGCTTCGGTGTTTGCCATTGAGCTGGGGCCGGAAGACGGAGCGGGACTCGTTCCGGCGACCTTTGCGCTCATCGTCGGCACTGTGGTGACGTACGGTTTAACGGCTTATCCGCTGGCCCTGAAGCTTGGATTGGCGAGTAAAGAACCCCAGGGATTACTGCTTGTCGGAGCGCATCCCTTTGCCAGCGGAATCGGTCAGGCGGTGCAGCAGGCCGGGTTCCCCGTGTTGCTGGTCGATACAAATCATCGCAATATCAGGTCGGCCCGGATGGAAGG
This window of the Planctomicrobium piriforme genome carries:
- a CDS encoding cupin domain-containing protein; protein product: MPRLIAQPTLITAAGNKPKRIEEFVGRVNSGDAGVSVARMVSPHGWVEPGQRPEFREITVVLKGSLRVESETGVLDVPAGQAVITEPGEWVRYSTPGDAGAEYIAICLPAFSMETVRRDA
- a CDS encoding O-antigen ligase family protein, which produces MSHPYEPAQTPSRPSIASQPLLLTVVDMGLLTTLVLAPFLMGGRQALGQLSLCVLATLTLLAWSLHQCRNGDGRWRFTGIEPIMLLGLGLVLLQCWELTPELVRALSPRMQQLLPEWNESSPLFPGHWNRISFTPVDTWSDFVVLVACLQLFFVMVQRLRTVDDILRFIRVIALGGGVMATFGIVQLTWGNGKFFWFYDHPMTNTFGVAKGAFANPNHFANYLALTLPAQLLMLINRVTTRPNVRPTRSNSRFRRFLQRIDPVVCLWSSCLAVTALGIILSHSRIGLLSAALGTLITLVILWQKSMLKLRQAGVGIGLLCLTLAAVPIINREACPLNTDGVQACLPTQLTTISQNRHQLWRANMEGIQEFPLAGTGLGSHQEVYWLWFRSPQTQREYSHAENGYLQIAMETGLTGFGLVALLWLTSLLWCAQGLWNSVSLRSGGLMAVVAAGLVMSLVQAITDFVWYVPACVNIVLLYGVCAWRISLMRFFEPVSAPRLAISPTVSNLRFSWAAAVPAILLLGHWMANEKVPDVIAEPLWQEYLRLTMTQQHFDDSDHEATQEIIHRRISLALAAAEANPRSHRLQLHAGLACLKQFTLNQAAMHRQMPLSQIRDAARTLFESPEDMNRWLDRPGVLGSERQLLEEAVHHFQASLAACPLQPRPYLELAELVWLEGGNEYDERNLVQQAVTVRPTDARAHFALGRLLWLEGAQKEAAIHWQEAFRFDPEYRNHLIGVLADYVPARFFLDHFEPDHSALKQLRLAYRTSEDSAGYQLVLESLARSSAKEAIVRRGQEASSEWLLAHECFAELGDRKNAYQAAKEAVVAAPDSFTAHQQFGLWLYRNGMFSESLRELVWCSERQPEETWLQTITADARERIQNPDRETRFAEEPGKTLQR
- a CDS encoding acyl-CoA desaturase; its protein translation is MKAADFPTATEEPPHTRIHECDSAEIDRAEVAEAVADVSIVEPAPEERTIRPPDAPLIHTVGTLIGILLPFFGVIAAMVVSWQKGWLDWTQLSILIVGQLLTALGLTLGYHRMLTHRSFSTYPAVRAFWMMMGALALQKSPIEWCATHRKHHALSDKPGDPHSPHDFEPGFVNSLRGFWHAHVGWILTGHIIATDQKRYVPDLLQDPMAMWIHRYWEVLWFPLTFLIPTGVAWAITGTGEGALLGFLWGGCVRVFLVQHFTFAVNSICHMFGPKTYHSSDDSRNNFICGILSAGEGFHNNHHAFPTSARHGLEWWQPDLTWYTIRFMELIGLAWDVKLPSQAMRDSKRIVREPAAGK
- a CDS encoding glycosyltransferase family 39 protein, which gives rise to MAAELNGSPVRLAQKPTRRPLSGWVALLALCLPYVLLLILVPPGGETPAADDFDYSATAFHLLKTGRLVLSDWPAMTLVGHVLWGALFGTIGGANYASLRLSMLALSVMTTLSLYFWCRRQGHGQFFSVCAGLMFAVNPFTVLYEYTFMTDLTGAAAATALLVFCPKFSETRLSRWFAYGVSGGFAYLVRETAAIPFLVVVGIAFCGLFAGTVEREKFFVMLFPAAVLFVAYQVWLHDWSGVPYHRQTSMLATGSLGERFRRLLLILTGLGFQLLPVVVLLRWEIVRQKWRRSVLLLIVLASSAYIGYGTIPMEVLLIGKAGSIPFVRVAAGWVSIAAAAQLLILWTRLFKQVLPGFLQDAWKLAPILSLAANILLMLVTRLYFDRYLLSLLPLAILVTAQAMPPNSVSQRTRAIAALLLLLTAVSSFMHLQHHQQRQQKFWSVAEQLHAAGIEPRVVDGGLTYAGWYRYTPAYRGETHQGPYLSRLSREEFEMALLGLSPYSDYAHRAILLDDQNRPGYRVLVEFPYDSWSGGGKIVVAQRDDLDETKLPPQFLEWVRSMNAVPHQRVDF
- a CDS encoding cation:proton antiporter — protein: MEQQPILVALATMIIFGTGAQWLAWRLRLPSILLLLACGFVAGPVLHIVRPDEMFGELLFPFVSLCVAVILFEGSLSLHFSELREIGSVLLWLFTVGAMVTWGLGILGAHYIIGMGWMPSTLLAAILVVTGPTVIGPILRQIRPTGPVGPIARWEGIVIDPIGAILAVLVFEAYRSTVEAGVNQGSWVAVEGLLLTVISGVVAGAASAFLLVRLLRQHALPDHLESLVALMFVVFAFTVSNLLQKESGLIAVTLMGILVANSGVSLKQIVEFKESLSLLLISGLFILLAARVKPEAFLDLGWRGVAFVAFMILVVRPLSILASTWSSKLTWKEKVFLAWLAPRGIVAASVASVFAIELGPEDGAGLVPATFALIVGTVVTYGLTAYPLALKLGLASKEPQGLLLVGAHPFASGIGQAVQQAGFPVLLVDTNHRNIRSARMEGLRTTDMNILQEDAAERLDLGGIGRMLAMTPNDEVNSLAAMNMAELFGRANIFQLTPWRQVERNEQPPPHLRSRYLFSQGLTFDRLLQRYEEGDQIKTTKLTKEFDFLKFQEMHQGQAIPLFHIVGNRLTVIDAETRQDFKPGEAVIALVPKIDRTAVS
- a CDS encoding (Fe-S)-binding protein, with the translated sequence MTASADVPLTTGLPAQAGSGAAIPYERFLDCVHCGLCTSACPTYLETGDENNSPRGRIYLMRAVTDGRLELTPAVTRHLDLCLDCRSCETACPSGVQYGRLIEPFRVAMHSPKPGEPVKRDWFRSLILYGLFPYAQRLRWALWPARIMQKLGLDLLVEKAGLNRLLPQRLQRMQRLLPRLQARPAELPKFLPAIGPKRGRVALFTGCVADAMFPQVNWATAQVLQQNGCDVLIPRSQACCGAIHYHSGAGQPALELALTNERAFNIEDLDAVIVNVAGCGSMLKDYGHMAEEVCGDRPDLIRRLSHLAGKFKDVNEYLAELGPVVPQQQVPEVVTYHDACHLCHAQQIRSQPRQLLDMIPGLKVLPLAESEICCGAAGSYNLTEPEMADRLGRRKVGHILNTGAKCVVSANAGCTLQIQAMLRASGHADIPVVHPMELLAKSYGLTPPKSGGDDDVKPESSRAMMASCIIAAGLYAPVIFAVAFLPYYPFGSGTLSLFDVVAFPSWPLLMLSDGSKLKSVMSIVACITLVIMTGAVLQRSFVALAAATIAAAACSSLGVYGTLMFSVS